gatgctttcttctgttaTGAAGGCATACATGTCAAGAGAGCACTCATATActtgaataaataaaactttttaaaaagctgtcttgataaataaataaaagattaaataaagatGCCTTGAAATATACACTGTATGAAAAGCCTATTTtctatgaaagaaagaaacttgactacaaaaaatataatttgaaatttaaaaaagggAAAGTAAAATGTATGTTTACATGGCCACTGTTGTGGTGCAGGTTTTAATCAGAGAGCCCTGGCAGCTGTTGTTcagggatctctgagtttcaggagTATGCTGTCTATACAGAAACtacaggccagccaaagctacacaacaGGGCCcagttgttttaaataaaaaatagtgcAGGGGTTAAATACGACATTGTATATAGGACATGTGCATATACTTTTGATCAGAAAACCATCAAAAATGTCCTGGTTCTCTGATGCTGGAAGCAAAATAAAAGGCTTCTATTGAATGGAATGACAAAcataggagagatttctgtctttgtctttatgGGGgtgatatgtatataataaaaatcaattgAGCTATAGACTTTTAAGATATATGTActttatgtacatacatattgacACACATTTTTCAAAAGACAACAGCCTTAGGCTTCCTGTCTTTCCAGAAGAATTTCTTGGCCTTTGCTTAGGAAAAGTAGTGCTACTAATCACACAACTTGACTCTGCTACAATTCCTTCCTCACAGGAGAAGCTGCAGGCAGCTCTGCAGAAgatgaggaaaaaggaaaaaatatgtgaTGAATGGCAGGATGACTTCcaacaggagagaactgactgggAGGCAAGTGGGGACCCTTCCTAAGGGCATCACTCTGATGCCCAAGAGGGACTGGGAAAGAAGCTCCTGGGGACTTTGCTTTCTGGCAGTTGATTAGGTCAGGAGGCCTTGATACTCCTCACTCCTGGTTCCCCTGGATACCCTGGCAAAGTCAGTGTATCAGAGCTGAGCTGGGCTCTGTGATGAGCTGGATCCATGGAGGGCCTTAGTCAGAACGGCTGCTGGTGCTACTCCTGTGGTGCCTTCTGAAACGCCAGCTGTTGCAAATATGCTTGGCAACAGGCCCCAGTTGTATTCTCAGGGTTTAGCATCTTCTAAGGGTTGAGAGGGAGAGTGGGGACTGTAGCAGGCAGGAACAAGTATCTTAGAAAACTGTTTAAAAAGTGAGCTACATCCAGTCATCCCACTTTGGCTCGCATGGCCTTGGTGGCCTTGGTGACCTAAGATCTTTGTTTTGGAATGTACTGAACAGACATTAAAAGTAGACACATGCTTCCCTAAGAATCTCTTCCCTTTCCCAAACTTAACTCCTTGTGAAAGCTTAGAGCACTATTTCTCTATCTCCTGGTTCCATTTGGagctaaatctctctctcttttcttaccCATGAAGAACCAAATACAgagcaatgaagaaaatgttcaGATAGAGTTTGATGGACTAAGAGACCTCCTGGACTCCAAGGAGGATGAGGAGCTGCTGAggctgaggaaagagaaggaagatgttATGAAAATTCTGAAAGAGTCTGAAAGTGAGCTGGTGCAGCAGAGGGATTTGGTGAGAGACCTCATCACAGATATGGAACATCAGTTGGAACTTTCAACTATAGAAATGCTTCAGGTAAGACTTCAGGAGAACCCAGTGTCTGAGAGTCAGAGAACAGGAAGCCATTGCCCTCCATCTTTGCTGCTGTGTTCTTCCTGGTGAAGACAGGGAGCAATTCCTGTAGTCTTTCCTGAGTCAGGTTCAGAAGCTGGGGGAATCATTGCATGCATGAATGTCAAGGGGGAATTGTATTTTATTGGTTTATCAATAACTTATAAGAACTGAAGCTAAACATTGGAAAAGAGATCTCTTGCCCCAAGGGTATTACTACCCTACACTCTTGCTGAGTATAATTGAAGCACATTTTCAACTACCAAGTTAGTCATTACACCAGAATTTGAAATGAGTAGAGTTCATTTCTCCCTCAGATGATTTGAGACTTTACCCTTACTGCCTCTGATTCTAGTGGAATGAGACCCTGTTGGTGTGGGTACCATCTAATAACTCAGATAACATTTCCTGACTCTGTCTCCGAGTCACTGAAAGGAAAGGTATAAAGTTTGTAGTATTTGATCTctatcacatttttaaataagttatttCAAAGATATAGTCTGGTGATAAATATCACTGTaggaatttgtttcttttctctgaatTATCATCTTGTAGAGCTTCCTGAATCTAGAACTGCTTCATAACCTTTAATTGCTTCTTTTCCATTGTGTTGCTTTAATTATAATTGAAAACATTCGTAATGATAGATTTATTCATCCATATCTAAAAATGAGCTAGTTATCATAATAACTAAAGCCAGCACACTTCACAATTCTGAAATTTTATCTCTTaaataatgaatatgatcatttTTCTGTTCCTCCAGCCCCTGATAACTCCATTGTAATATTTACTATTGTGAGATGAAAAGGTTTACATGTTTCTATATGACACATATTTCAATAATATCATTTAatgggttttttttccattttgatctGGGTGAGTATGACAAATTCTCTTAGTTCAGAAAAGTTGCCAAATGACAATACTTCTTACTTCCAagtatgtaatattttaatatatgctgATCATATCATtgctatccattcatctgttgattaGTTCTTCAATTAACCCACTATTATATCTATTATACTAATGAATCAGTGGGCATGGACAGACTGAGTTCTTCATGAGGATACACTTGTGCATCAGAATTCATTTCTAACTAGAATAATTACTTCTCTCACAAAATTTCGTTACTGTgaaatctatttttctttatttatgttatataaaataaatccataTGTGGTAGCCTGTGATCTCTGAACTTCAGAGATTCCAATatgcagaaatatatatatatatgagaggcCCACAATAATGAAAAGATAGGCATTCTATCCTAGCTGGAGATCAACTGGCCCACCCCTGTTATTCCAGGAGCTAGGATGCAAATGAAAATTTGTCTTaggtgggttcaaggccagcctgctctatgtaGTGAGTTGCAGGCCACCATAGTTACAGAGTGACACACATAACTCTAGAGGTAAAAATTGCAAGAGACTATAGAATGTCCATCcctaaatagaaaatatatactgCACCACTAATTCAAATGCCCAGGGTTCGTTGCAGAAATAGAAAGAGTGTAAGCAGCAGATGTGATGGATGACTACAAGGGAAACACTGTCTTCTGGACACACCTTAGCAACAGCACATATGAACTAAGATTGGTTTTGACACAAAAGCAAAGACCTGGGCAGACCTAAACCACATCAATTTCAAATATAGAAAGTAGACTTGTTTAGAAAACTCACTCGTCCTGAAGGAGCTACTGGTAATTCTTAACTGCAGGGAGTAAGAGAGTTATAGTTCTTTAAGCATGCAACTTTACATATATGTACCAATATCCAGTGGAACCCAAACATCCAAGAACTCTCGCAAAGTGTTACCTTTCAAATCCAGGAAAAATGGCGAATTGCAGCAcatatttaacatttcttaaaGGACCTGGTCAGTCAGGTACTGATATTTATCCTCAATAAGCCAATATAAAGGAGCCTAATTGATagtggaaagaagagaaaggagattaATAAAGGGAGGGCACAttttgaaaagaaggaagagattttttaaaaaccctCTGTGCATCTTCAGGTTCCCTAAGTGAGATCAAAGTTTAAATAGAGAGCCAagaacatgcacatatgtgtcaTCCAAGTAAAGGTGTGGTCCTGTCCATCATTCTCCCATCATGATCTAGGTGACAGTGTCACACTTTTCTGTCATCAGACAAGTAATTACTTGTTTGAAATCTTTTGAGGAGACCAGTTCCTACTCTCAATAGAGCTGTTTTTCTTCCCTGAATATGAGATCCTGGAGAAATTCCCATTTCTTTGGAGTCTTTGTTTCACCGGTTTGATGGTAAAATTGAGAGACACACTTATCTCTTTAGATCAACTCCTTTCCTGCCAGGACAattcagaaagagaagaaaacagaaagggggaTGGTTAAATGATTAAAAGAATTCAAAATTCAGCTTCTTATACATATGAGTTTCCAGTAAGGTAATGGATGCCTAACATATACCATGAAAAGATCACATGCTCATTTATTTAACAATATGCACATAAAAACCTATGTAAACTTTCAAACAACTGTTTCTTCATCGTTAGTCTCCAATTTCTGGTagtaaaagacagaaagagtCTATTAATTTGCATATAAGTCAAATAAAGAGCCTTGCTCTGTATTTAGATCCTGTCTTGGGGAACTGTGGGTGACTGATGTGATTCTCTTTTGACTTTAGTCTCTTCAGCCAATAAGACTGTAACCAGGATTTGCAAGAATGAAGAACATGTTATTAACTGtgttttctcccttcttcctaggGTGTAAATAATGTCCTGACAAGGTATGTCTGGGATGATAGGGAAGAACAGCCCTATTGTGGTGAGAATTATTTGATATTCAAGTAGAATAAATACATCTGGGGTTTTGCTAAATTAAAGTATAATACTATTATGAAGTTcttggaagaggaaagagggggaggagaaaggcagGGTCTGGACATTTTGTAACTATTGAGAACATATTAGATTCTCCTTTAGAGGACTGGGTTATGGAGGTCTATTGAGCTAGGTCAGTAGTGAGATGAAGCAAATGGACCTACAGGTGCTTTTGGACTCCTCATGGATACATCATCTGTCCATGCTGTGTGCTTGTATCTAGCTCTGGATCTGCAGGTAACACGTGCAGATAGGTAGTGTATGTCCTCTGTGTCAGCAGTGTCCTCAAAGTTCTATAGTGGACACCTTGCTGGGTACTATGTCTATTTCTCCTGGGGATAGAGGAGATCCAGATTCCCCTTGTGGTTGTATGTAGACTTTTTAATAAGAGACTTGTCTCTGTGAGCACAATATGTTGGCAGTGAAGCCATGGCTACAGGTGGACCACATACATCACAAGGCTGTGGAAAGTCTCACCCTTGTATGTAAAGCATAACATCCCAGCTGTCAGCATCAGGCTCCACCCTAACTTGTGGCTTATGTCAGCATAAATGTGGTTTCCTGTCTCCTTTTCCGTATTTTGATATCTTAACAATAAGAACTGAAGAAGTAGATTTTGACTGAGAGTGTCCAGACTGACAAAAGTGTTTGAAGTCTTGGCTTTCTTCAGGCGACTTTCTCACACTCTATGACTATTATAGCAGAATCTTGAAAACCAACCTTCTATCcatctgttcttccttccttccttccttccttccttccttccctccttccttcctgccttcctttcttccatccacttctttctggattttctttttctatgtttctatttactcatttatgtttttattggttcACGCTGGGTTGCTCTTtgcagctctagctgtcctggaactcattgtataGAACAGGTTGTTTTTGAAATCAGAGATTAACTCTGCCTCTACCTGCTAAGTACATGTGACACTATTCCCTGCCCacatattatttttctgtttctttcttttgatttttttaaaagccaccAATTCACATTTAAAGGAGTtctaggagaggaggaaggaaagtggaAGAAGCACTTTGTGTGACTGTGAAATTACGTCACTGTGCTTAGGAGAATAAGGCTTTCCCAGCTTCACCAGCAAGTAAATGAGCGGGGCCATAAGTATGCCCAAATCTCTACAGTTAATAGTTTACAGTCGCTCTCCCTTCTCAGAATTCTCAGGATTGTTCACAGACATCTATGGTTAGAATGACAGGGAGTCAGTGCTGGTCAAAAGACAAAGGTTTGAGATGTGGAAGTCAATTTTTTTATCCCTAGGAGTCAGACTTTGAAACTGAAAAAGCCCCAAACTGTCCCCCAAGAAACAAGAAGAACGTTCCACGTTCCAGATCTGAAAGGCATGCTGCAAGCGTATCAAGGTGAGGGCAGTTAAATTCTGTGAATCCCTGGATGATTGCATGTGTGCTGGACTGCATGTAGAAGGGAGAAGGTTTCTCAATATAGGTGGAGGGACAGAGAAGAGCAGAGCGTGTGTCTCTGCAGTGTCATTGTATATGATGGGAAATCATCATTCATCCCATCCTGTATCACAGTTGTCAAACCTTCCATACAtctggaaaaagaaatggaattcaATGGTTTGATTCCTTTGCTTGCACTTACTGCTGTGAACTTTCATCCTTTCAGGGCTCATGGATGTCCAGCAATACTGGGGTAAGGAAAAACCACAGCACAACGAGGTTCTCTACTCTCAGTGTCTTCCAGAGCATGTTTCTCTGCTAAGTCTCATATTGCATGCTGCTGCTCTCACTGTGCACAAAACCTGCCTCTCCTTGACTTTAAACAAGGCTTCTccacatttcctttctctttctccttatgCTTCTTCTATTGCTTAAGTTACAAATAAGGGGGTACCTTGTATTTCATCTTAGTCAAAATATGTATGTCTCATTTTTCTGCAGTTAATGTGACTCTACGTGAAAACAACCAGGAAGGCAttttaattaatagaaaaaaaagacaaatagcaCATATAATTTACTCTAAGAGGAATCTTCCACTTTTTGAGACCTATCATTTGGGTGTCCTGGGCTATCCAGCTATTTCTTCAGGCAAGCATTACTGGGAAGTGGATGTGTCTAAAAGCAATGCCTGTCTCCTCGGATTAAATGATGGAAAGTGTGCTCAGCCTCAACCTCATTCAGTGGATGAAATGGTCTTCAAAACAAAAGATCATTctagtgttaaaaaaaatgtaacttaTCAGCTTAAATGTGGCTACTGGGTTATAGGGATGAAGAGTTCTGTATACAAGGCCTTTGATGAGTGTTCTGTCACCCACAATTCAAGTGTCATGGCCATCTCTCTGCCTAGTCCTCCCAGTCGTGTTGGAGTTTTCCTGGACAGGGAAGCTTGCACTCTCTCATTTTATGATGTTTCTAACAATGGAGCTCTCATCTATAGGTTCTTTGACCCTGCCTTCCCTGTTAAAGTCTATCCATATTTTAATCCTTTGGGATGTTCAGAGCCAATGACTATATGTGGGCCACCCTCTTAAACCCTCACCTCTATCTGTGCAGTGCCCGCATGTCTGGGGTGTCTCATATGCCAGAGCTCCCCTGCATCATTCTAGCTTTTTTGTCTTGGGCCCTTTATTTTAATGACCTTCACTTCTGACTACAAACCAGTGTGGATTCATTTCCTTGATCCAGTGGCTTGTCTGCTCACAAGATGATTACTTTGTCGTTTCCCATATTCCCAAAGAAAATGGCTGTTCCCTCAATAAGTGAAATAGAGACTCTGCTAACACCACCTCTGTAGGAACACAGTTAAAAGAATGACTCATGGCAAACAATGTCTCAGGTACCTGTGAGAGAGGTGCCTGAAAAAAAGATGGAGGGCCTTTTACATCAAGGCCATTTTGTTCCCTGGATTGCTTTGGATGTGATTTTCTGCCTCTTGCAAAAAGAACATATGTATTCAATGTGTAAGACATGTTTATTCTTGTTGGATGTCAGAACATTGTTATAGAACCCACTCCTGTGAAAGGATATACCGAGTGCTGGCCTCAGTGCACTCTGATTCTGAATATTGATTTGTGCCTTGATTTCATGCCTTCCAAGATATAATCTATAGTATAGGGCCAGACAATTGTGTTTATATGGTCTGTCCTGAGACAGTAGTAGGAAGAGTTTGcactattaatatttattatgttcttactggtatttatttacatgtttttctgatttggtttttctgaactCAAACAACTTTCTTACTTGCTTTTGTATATTCATATGTAAAAGCACAGTGATCCTGAAGTAAAATTGTCTTCAGCTTTAGGTTATAGTCCCCCCATACTCTAAGGTCCTCAAGGTCCTTCAGGTCTTATAGACAGAACTACCTAGGCCCACAATTGTAGACACACCTTCCTTTTCCTGGTGCCTGAGACAGAAGCCAGGGCTTCGTGTGTGCTTATGAATTGCTGTAGCACTCAGTTACTTGTCTCAGATCTCTCAGGTCTCCACACCCCCATTCTTCCTGTCACTgacaaaagatgaaagaaaggccTTCTCCAGCTTGTCTAGCATTTTAGAAAATTATATGTAGGTGTCTCGCTAAGGAATGGTTCTTAGCAGAAGGTCAGTTTAATCACAATGCTCGTGTTTCATCAAAGAACTAAGAAGGAAACAGCTCAAAGGATATCCACAAAGACCATGAGTTTAGAGTATCCAGGATCTAATCCTGCCTCTCCACATAGCAGTACAACCCTGAATGACATCCTCTCAAGCctgtgtttgcttggtttttttctttttttcgttTTTCTTATCTGTTTTTCAGTTTTGGTAAAAATAGTACATCAATATTGCAGGACATTGTAGGAAAACAAACTTGAAATCTTTAGAAGGCTCTGAGAATAAAAGCCCTTCCCTCTATAAGTGATGAACTGGGTTCATTTACTCAGAGCCTCTTGGCTGAAGCAGGCAGCCCGCTCTGACAGATTATCCTCTCATTCCACAAATATGCTACAGAACAGCTAGGCTGAAACAAGTACACAAATGAAGAGGGAGTGTGTAATTTTTGGTTTACAAAAGAAGTTCAATACTTATAACGCATCAACTGCATACTCAGTAGGTGGTGGTTGTGCTAATTTCTGGGTGGATGTGCTGTACTGATGTTCTATGTGACACTGTGTGCCTGGGGAAAATAAGATAGAGCTCTTCTTGAATCTTGATGGTAAGTCCTGCAAACTTCCACCAAGACTACTCTAATATGTTGAAGATATCTATGATTTTTTTCCACACTTATTTTTTCAGAGGGTATTTGTTTAGCTATATTCATTATCAAGTAAGTTAAACTCTATGATTTCCCTTTTTACACTGAAAGATAATGTTGATAATGATACCAATAACCTTCCCATCTCTTGTGTTGTGAAATGTAACCAATAGAATGTTTCTAGGAACTCCTATTGCTTCCAGCATGTAAGAGGTATCCAATATGGAATCTGTTAAGTTTATCTCCTGTTTGATGTGACCATAATAAAGTATCATTGGAATGGAAAACAAATGTTGCTGTGATGGTTTTGATACAATCCCAGCATAAGGAGAGAGACCAGAAGATTTCAGTGCATCTGAGGCCAGGCTCAGTTACACAGTTACAAAGTTACCTTGCTTTGGTTGAGTTTTGCTCTTTGCTCTTATGTTGAGGtttacaatacatagcaatagAACAAACTCAACACCCTTAAAGGAGAATGTGCAAGAGTTTAGATAAGCTGGGAGGTTCAAGAGGACACTGTGAAGGATTATTGGGGAATCAGAGCTTATTAAAAGATTCATATTGACataaacagacagagacacagagtacACATCATGGGTTGTGGTTCCCACAGAAGTTGAtgtcccagcaccacagaaaactGAATGGAGGGATCTTTGCAAAGCATGCAGGCAAGCAAGACTTCTACCCTTTAGCATGGGGATGAGTTCTCAGCAGGAGCCTGCAGCCTGGATATCTGTTGTCCAGGCAGGAGTTACAGAAGTCATGTGACACAGGACATGGCAAGCTCCCATGGAAATTCGCTGAGGTTAGTATAGCTCCTGAAAAACAGCAGACTCAGTCCCCTTAGAGCAGCTTCTCTGTGAGAGGAGTAGAGAAAGCACTTACAGGGCAGAAAGTACAATCCAGATTCTAGCATCACATGCTGGCAGAGTATGCAGCAGACCATTCAAAACCTTCACAGTGCTTCAGGCATCAGgaatatgcaaatcaaaatgaccctgagattccacctcactccaatcagaatggctaagatcaaaggcacaggtgacagcagatgttgacaaggatatagagaaagaggaaccatcctccactggtggtgagattgcaaggtggtaaaaccactttgaaaattaatctggcgattcctcaggaaattgaaaatagttctacctgaagacccagataaactacccctgggcatatacctaaaagatgctcctttgtatatcttggatataagtcctctgttggatgtagtgttggtaaagatcttttcccaatttattgtttgccgttttgtccttttgacaatgtcctttgccttacagaaactttgcagttttatgaggtcccatttgtcaacatTTCATCAACAGAACagcaatagattatgctctaagatcaagaattgacaaatgggacctgacagagggctaatatccaagatatacaaagaactcaagaagataaactccagagagccaaaaatcccccttaaaatggggtacagagctaaacaaagaatttttacctgaggaatatcgaattgttgaaaagtacctaaagaaatgttcaacatccttagttatcaggaaaatgcaaatcaaaacaacactgagatttcacctcaaaggagtcagaatggctaagaacaaaaactcaggagaaaacaggtaatgAGAATATCTGGAGTATAACTTCACAGATGTTTTTACTTTTATCAAAATATAAATCTATGTTTACATTTGATAAAAAAATATACACTTTAAAGTTCATAGGTCTCCAGGGTTCTTTTGTTTAACATTGCTTCCATAATCGTGTTCCATGGAAATCCCTTTCCTCTGTTAGAAACAAAAGCTAATTTGTATTGCACACACACTGCGACACTGCTCACTGACAGTGTGGCCAGTGTTGTGCTCACCTGGTCCCCTTTATCCTCACTGAGGTCAGAGGGTGATGGCAGACCTGAAGGACACTGTCTGATCCTTGGGAGTGGAATTCTATCACAGAGAATCTCCATGCAGAGCTAGATCATAGTCTGAGTATTTTATGGTTTTGATTCCCAAACAGGCCttaggaagaaacagagaaggcCTTGAGTAAAAGgtgaaaaagacaaagacatgGTGGCTCTTGCCTCTCATCCCATACTCAGGAGTTTGAGGAAGAAGTATTCCCGGGAGTTGGAGACCATCCTGAACAtttagtgagttccagtccagactggAATATAGAGTAAATTCTTGCCTCAAATAAAAATTGCAAAAGACTTTTACATAACTATTAACACTATTACATAACTATTAACACTTCAAAAGGATGGGAACACCATAACATTGTTTGTCAGCAATTGCCTACACAGCAAGAACAGTAGGGGCTCACGACTTCATGCATAGTTTAGACTCAGGGTAGGGAGGGAGAACTAGCTCAGCATCCACAGGGCCCAGATTTTAATACCTGAAGTCAAAGGCCAAACtacacaacaacagcaaaagtccatgatcccagcactggggagacagagggaacTAGATCGCAGTTAGGGTCAGGCTGGGGTACACTTGGAGAACATGTCTCAAAGGAAGAAgcggagaaggaggaaaaaacaacaaatatgtGAAACGAACTCAATCTACAGGGTCATATCTGCTGTCACTCATCTTGTCACATTCAATAGATCTGAGAATGTAGGGAAATAATGAGAGGCAaacaggagaggggaagagacaggTGATGGGGACTGCACAGACTTCTCCATTGCTACCACACATAACCAactttctttaattattaaatctttcagctgggcggtggtggcgcacgcctgtaatcccagcacttgggaggcagaggcaggcagacttctgagttcgaggccagcctggcctacagagtgagttccaggaccaggacagccagggctacacagagaaaccctgtctcaaaaaaaaaccaaatccaaaaaaccaaaaaaaaataaaaataaaaataaattattaaatcttccttccttccttccttccttcctccctccctcccttttttcttttctctttggcaAGTTTCATGTATTTTCCATGGTGTCCTGATGTCAGTTACCACAGCGGAGGATGGCTTTTGAGCTCCTGATTCTCTTGCAGCCAGCTGCAAAGCGGTGGTATCCTGTGCTGCTCTGAATAGGAATGTCCCAGAGATGAAAATCTTTGAATAATTGGTTCCCAGTTAGCAGAACTGTTCAGGAAAGAGTTAATGCCACACTGTTAGGAGTGTGGCGTTATTGGAGAAGGTATAGCATGGGTACAAGTTGTCAAGACTCAATAGATTCTGACACCATCACCATTCTCTCTGCCTCGGGTTTGTGTCTGGTTTGTGTCTCTTTGTGACTTCTCACttcctgctccagcaccatgtcgccctgcctgctgccatggtcCTCACCGTGGTAGACATGAACTCTAACCCACTGAGACTGTGATCCCCAAATGAAACACTTTCCTTATAACTTGTTACAGCCATAGTGTTTATCAGAGCAGTAGAAGAGGAACTAAGACAAACTACATGCATGTGTCAGCACACATGCTTTTGTACAGTGCTGAGGGTCCACTACAGGGTTCTATAATGCTAGGAGAACACAAGACCCAGAGAAGTCAATTCACAGCCCTACAGATTTCCACCTTCTACTCAGGGACTGTTGCATCAGTACTACAGGTCTTTAATACAAATCCTAAATCAAATCGGACCTCATGAGACATTCTGGTGAGGGACTCCTGGAAGTGGGGAAATGAATGGATGGATCAGATCAGCACTGTGAAAGGACTAGG
This portion of the Apodemus sylvaticus chromosome 1, mApoSyl1.1, whole genome shotgun sequence genome encodes:
- the LOC127663868 gene encoding tripartite motif-containing protein 30A-like isoform X8; this translates as MASSVLESIKEEVTCAICLELLKEPVSADCNHSFCRACITFNYESNRNTEGEGNCPVCRVPYTFGNLRPNRHVANIVERLKGFKSIPEEEQKVNVCEQHGEKLQLFCRKDMMAICWLCERSQEHRGHQTALVEEVKNEYKEKLQAALQKMRKKEKICDEWQDDFQQERTDWENQIQSNEENVQIEFDGLRDLLDSKEDEELLRLRKEKEDVMKILKESESELVQQRDLVRDLITDMEHQLELSTIEMLQGVNNVLTRSQTLKLKKPQTVPQETRRTFHVPDLKGMLQAYQGLMDVQQYWVNVTLRENNQEGILINRKKRQIAHIIYSKRNLPLFETYHLGVLGYPAISSGKHYWEVDVSKSNACLLGLNDGKCAQPQPHSVDEMVFKTKDHSSVKKNVTYQLKCGYWVIGMKSSVYKAFDECSVTHNSSVMAISLPSPPSRVGVFLDREACTLSFYDVSNNGALIYRFFDPAFPVKVYPYFNPLGCSEPMTICGPPS